In Lotus japonicus ecotype B-129 chromosome 5, LjGifu_v1.2, one genomic interval encodes:
- the LOC130719699 gene encoding uncharacterized protein LOC130719699, which translates to MGYTEKEQEKDTTQMESNKDEATRAKEIAESKFIARDNLDAREVTLEALNLYTKGNPHIYTAIDVTFAALTKRKGETYWYGVLGVDPLADDDTVRERYRKLARMLHPDNNTSFNTDVAYKLILEAWSVLSDKTKRAAYDEKINVKELTQHARTQEGTAKEHVSNPFCESMTFLKTCHRCRIWYEYSIVYLNRKLKCKTCKAILSAVEIAPPDVTDIRPAPPVTDIRVAAQKTLIKQQLLLYYHRKFILKRMIPTPIGPISRTSGVSSLSQAKIVVRLHEKVKRQREEEEAAMKMEVEGDLCNKLNDLGKDFFSGPAKRRRGTEDSSLSSHDVVGASNSCKSSQGNFESSCIYKTINSAEVVSHNEHQNLLMEKAINDISKKLSEMETNPTDETAVKESGNDYQKANGKEDAMVKVNNEDAIAKATADNSMAEDNGEELISDMRKLGEDKEGNNKDIQK; encoded by the coding sequence ATGGGGTATACTGAGAAAGAACAAGAAAAGGACACTACACAAATGGAGTCCAATAAGGATGAGGCCACCAGAGCTAAAGAAATTGCTGAGAGCAAGTTCATTGCAAGGGACAATTTGGATGCAAGGGAGGTTACTTTGGAGGCCCTAAATTTGTATACTAAAGGTAATCCTCACATATATACAGCAATTGATGTGACTTTTGCTGCCTTAACCAAGCGAAAGGGGGAAACATATTGGTATGGTGTACTTGGTGTGGATCCTCTGGCTGATGATGACACTGTGAGGGAAAGATATAGAAAGCTAGCTCGCATGCTTCACCCTGATAACAACACGTCCTTTAATACAGATGTGGCCTATAAACTGATCTTAGAGGCATGGAGTGTACTATCAGATAAGACTAAAAGGGCAGCATATGATGAGAAGATAAATGTAAAAGAATTAACACAACATGCAAGGACTCAAGAGGGAACTGCTAAAGAACATGTTTCAAACCCTTTCTGTGAGTCCATGACATTTTTGAAAACTTGTCATCGATGCAGAATATGGTATGAGTACAGCATAGTTTATCTCAACCGTAAACTCAAGTGCAAAACCTGCAAAGCGATATTGTCCGCTGTAGAAATAGCTCCACCTGATGTGACTGATATTAGACCAGCTCCACCTGTAACTGATATTAGAGTTGCAGCCCAAAAGACACTTATAAAGCAGCAGCTACTTCTGTATTACCatagaaaatttattttaaaaaggaTGATTCCAACCCCAATTGGTCCGATCTCAAGAACTTCTGGTGTTTCCTCTTTGTCTCAAGCTAAAATTGTGGTTAGGCTTCATGAGAAAGTGAAGCGACAacgtgaggaagaagaagcagctATGAAAATGGAGGTGGAGGGGGACTTGTGCAATAAGCTGAATGATCTTGGTAAAGACTTTTTCTCTGGTCCTGCTAAGAGAAGAAGGGGCACGGAGGATTCAAGCTTGAGCAGCCATGATGTGGTTGGAGCATCTAACTCATGCAAATCTAGCCAGGGAAATTTTGAATCTAGTTGCATATATAAGACCATTAACAGTGCAGAAGTTGTCTCCCACAATGAACATCAGAATCTTCTTATGGAGAAAGCTATAAATGATATTAGCAAGAAACTAAGTGAAATGGAGACAAATCCTACTGATGAAACAGCAGTGAAAGAGAGTGGAAATGACTATCAGAAAGCAAATGGGAAAGAGGATGCCATGGTTAAGGTGAACAATGAGGATGCCATTGCTAAAGCAACAGCAGATAATAGCATGGCAGAAGATAATGGGGAGGAATTGATCAGTGATATGAGAAAACTTGGGGAAGATAAGGAGGGAAATAACAAAGATATCCAGAAATGA